Proteins from a single region of Cytophagaceae bacterium:
- a CDS encoding iron-sulfur cluster assembly accessory protein yields the protein MIVVSDQAKNKILELQQKEGKTEGYGIRVAVEGGGCSGLMYDLAFDASEQPNDHVFEDKGVKIFVDKKSLLYLIGTELDFSDGLNGKGFQFKNPNATRTCGCGESFSV from the coding sequence ATGATAGTTGTTTCAGATCAAGCTAAAAATAAAATTCTCGAACTACAGCAAAAAGAAGGTAAAACCGAGGGATATGGCATTAGAGTTGCCGTGGAAGGCGGCGGATGTTCCGGTTTGATGTATGATTTGGCATTTGATGCCTCCGAACAACCCAATGATCATGTATTTGAGGACAAAGGAGTGAAAATTTTTGTTGACAAAAAAAGTCTTTTATATCTGATAGGTACAGAACTTGATTTCTCTGACGGTCTTAATGGCAAAGGTTTTCAGTTTAAAAACCCAAATGCCACCCGAACCTGTGGTTGTGGTGAAAGTTTTTCGGTTTAA
- a CDS encoding glycosyltransferase encodes MPKVTIILPNYNHQEYIEQRIDSILAQEFQDFELIILDDASHDHSTSLIQKYLNDDRIKEFVVNDQNSGSTFVQWEKGLQMASGEYIWIAESDDVAKSNFLSELVKILDNQPRVGLAYCPSIWIDENGNEIHQPKHEEDENSWSGLSLIQNEFLAGNLIYNASSALFRKVMLKNVNFDQIRKLKYAGDWFFWVQLIPHYQVTRTSKRLNFFRRHAGNVSFKSESEGLQFIEGIQIVKYIFENYRVSFWKKRATMAFWTRKLLLSEIKNIKNVLDKMPAELNFYYWILNFFK; translated from the coding sequence ATGCCCAAAGTAACAATTATACTTCCCAATTATAATCATCAGGAATATATTGAACAAAGGATTGACAGTATTTTAGCTCAGGAATTTCAGGATTTTGAGTTAATTATACTCGATGATGCTTCACACGACCATAGCACAAGTCTTATTCAAAAATATCTGAACGATGACCGCATCAAAGAATTTGTTGTAAACGACCAAAATTCAGGGAGTACTTTTGTGCAATGGGAGAAAGGCCTTCAAATGGCCTCAGGTGAGTATATTTGGATTGCTGAAAGTGATGATGTTGCTAAAAGTAATTTCCTTTCCGAACTCGTTAAAATACTTGATAATCAGCCACGTGTAGGACTTGCCTACTGTCCAAGTATCTGGATTGATGAAAATGGAAATGAAATACATCAACCTAAACATGAAGAGGATGAAAACTCATGGTCAGGTTTAAGTTTGATCCAAAATGAATTTTTAGCCGGAAATCTGATTTATAATGCAAGCAGTGCTTTATTTAGAAAAGTGATGCTTAAAAATGTAAACTTTGACCAAATCAGAAAATTGAAATATGCAGGTGATTGGTTTTTTTGGGTACAGCTAATTCCGCATTATCAAGTCACCAGAACAAGTAAACGTTTGAATTTTTTCAGACGCCACGCTGGCAATGTATCATTTAAATCTGAGAGCGAGGGATTACAATTTATAGAAGGTATACAAATTGTAAAATATATATTTGAGAATTACCGGGTTTCGTTCTGGAAAAAAAGAGCCACAATGGCATTTTGGACGCGAAAATTATTGTTGTCAGAAATCAAAAATATTAAAAACGTTTTGGATAAAATGCCGGCTGAACTTAATTTTTACTATTGGATTCTGAATTTTTTCAAATGA
- the lon gene encoding endopeptidase La, with protein MLDFDKYLDLGLSGKNIESVEMIEIAPPDEVMEDDNNLPTELPILPLRNTVLFPGIVIPVTVTRTKGTKLVKKAYKGDKTLGIIAQVRQTSEEPTSDDLYKVGTIAHIIKMIVLPDGNVTIILQGRRRFKVKSYIKEEPFLSASVDYIEDKFPNPKRKETKALISSLKEAALNILNLNPEIPRDAQIAINNIDTPNFLTHFLSSNLNIGISDKQLLLETFDGYEQATKLLEHMLKEIQVLEIKKDIQSKASSDIDQQQKEYYLRQQIKVLQEELGMDTPDQEVEKLRAKGAKKKWSPEVNEHFNKELNKIMRMNNMAPEYGVSLGYAELLVDLPWGDVSKDNFSLARAKRILDQDHFGLEKVKERIIEYLAVLKLRNDMKAPLLCLYGPPGVGKTSLGKSIAKALGRQYVRMALGGVHDEAEIRGHRKTYIGAMPGKVIQNIQKAKTGNPVFVLDEIDKISRDHRGDPSSALLEVLDPEQNIAFKDNYLEVEYDLSKVLFIATANSLDTIQHALRDRMEIIELSGYTVEEKMEIAKRHLLPKQIEAHGLGQGMIKLTNGAIVKVIEGYTRESGVRSLEHKIGSVVRKIAKSIAMDETYNPVIKEADVVRLLGQPIFDKDLYEGNALAGVVTGLAWTPVGGDILFIESNLSKGKGQLTLSGQLGDVMKESAVTALSYLKSHADNVGIDYRIFSHYDLHIHVPQGAVPKDGPSAGITMLTSMASIFTQRRIKKDIAMTGEITLRGKVLPVGGIKEKILAAKRANIKEIIMCYKNRKDVEEIGEEYTKGLTFHYVDFVEEVLEVALMNEKVKNPIVFSFPEEKSKELSSVMTLQ; from the coding sequence ATGCTCGATTTTGATAAATATTTAGATTTAGGGCTTTCAGGGAAAAATATTGAAAGCGTGGAGATGATTGAGATCGCTCCTCCGGATGAAGTGATGGAGGATGATAATAATCTTCCCACCGAGCTTCCAATTTTACCATTACGAAATACCGTTTTGTTTCCCGGGATAGTCATTCCTGTGACAGTAACCCGCACCAAAGGCACTAAACTGGTTAAAAAAGCATATAAAGGAGATAAGACTCTCGGGATTATCGCTCAGGTGAGACAAACTTCCGAAGAACCAACTTCAGATGATCTCTACAAAGTAGGGACTATTGCTCATATCATTAAAATGATTGTGTTGCCTGACGGCAACGTAACCATTATTTTACAAGGCAGGAGGAGATTTAAAGTAAAATCGTACATCAAAGAAGAACCATTTTTGAGTGCTTCTGTTGATTATATTGAAGATAAATTTCCGAACCCGAAACGTAAGGAAACAAAAGCCTTGATTTCCAGTCTGAAAGAGGCAGCATTGAATATTCTCAATCTGAATCCTGAAATACCAAGAGATGCTCAGATTGCGATTAACAACATTGATACTCCCAATTTTCTGACCCATTTTCTATCTTCAAATCTTAATATCGGCATATCTGACAAGCAGCTACTTTTAGAAACATTTGATGGATATGAGCAAGCAACCAAGCTTTTGGAACACATGCTCAAGGAGATTCAGGTTTTGGAAATTAAAAAAGATATACAGAGCAAAGCATCTTCAGATATTGATCAACAGCAAAAAGAGTATTATTTACGCCAGCAAATCAAAGTACTTCAGGAAGAGCTGGGAATGGATACTCCCGATCAGGAGGTTGAAAAACTTAGAGCCAAAGGGGCCAAAAAGAAATGGTCACCTGAGGTAAATGAGCATTTCAACAAAGAACTCAACAAAATCATGAGGATGAACAACATGGCTCCCGAATACGGTGTGTCATTGGGCTATGCCGAATTGTTGGTGGATTTGCCCTGGGGAGATGTAAGTAAAGATAATTTTTCGCTAGCCAGAGCCAAAAGAATTTTAGATCAGGACCATTTTGGTTTGGAAAAAGTAAAAGAGCGTATTATTGAATATCTGGCTGTTCTAAAGCTCCGCAACGATATGAAAGCTCCATTACTTTGCCTTTATGGCCCTCCGGGTGTAGGAAAGACATCACTTGGAAAGTCGATTGCCAAAGCTTTGGGAAGACAATACGTGAGAATGGCCCTGGGAGGCGTTCATGATGAAGCCGAGATTCGTGGTCACAGAAAGACCTATATTGGAGCGATGCCCGGCAAAGTGATTCAGAATATTCAGAAAGCGAAAACGGGAAATCCGGTTTTTGTACTGGATGAAATAGATAAAATTTCAAGAGACCACAGAGGTGATCCTTCTAGTGCATTGCTTGAAGTGCTTGATCCTGAACAAAATATCGCTTTTAAAGACAATTATCTCGAAGTAGAATACGACCTTTCTAAAGTGCTTTTTATTGCAACTGCCAATTCACTCGATACCATTCAGCATGCCTTGCGTGACAGAATGGAGATTATTGAGCTCAGTGGCTATACGGTGGAAGAAAAAATGGAGATTGCCAAAAGACATTTGCTTCCAAAACAAATCGAAGCACATGGTTTGGGCCAGGGAATGATTAAACTTACCAACGGAGCCATTGTAAAGGTTATTGAAGGCTACACCCGGGAATCAGGAGTACGGAGCCTTGAACATAAAATAGGCTCAGTGGTAAGGAAAATAGCCAAATCCATTGCCATGGACGAAACTTATAATCCGGTAATAAAAGAGGCCGATGTGGTACGATTGCTGGGTCAACCAATTTTTGACAAAGATTTATACGAAGGGAATGCCCTTGCTGGCGTAGTTACTGGGCTTGCCTGGACACCGGTTGGTGGAGATATTTTGTTTATTGAATCTAACCTTAGTAAAGGAAAAGGTCAGCTTACACTTTCAGGTCAACTGGGAGATGTGATGAAAGAGTCGGCAGTTACGGCACTTTCTTATTTAAAATCACATGCCGATAATGTAGGAATAGATTATAGAATATTTTCGCACTACGATTTGCATATCCATGTACCCCAAGGAGCAGTACCAAAAGATGGTCCTTCGGCAGGAATTACTATGTTAACCTCTATGGCCTCAATTTTTACTCAGAGGAGAATAAAGAAAGACATCGCCATGACCGGCGAAATTACCCTAAGAGGAAAAGTGCTTCCAGTAGGTGGCATTAAAGAGAAAATACTTGCAGCCAAAAGGGCTAATATCAAGGAAATAATCATGTGCTACAAAAACCGCAAAGACGTGGAAGAGATAGGGGAGGAATATACCAAAGGCCTTACTTTCCACTATGTCGATTTTGTTGAAGAAGTTTTGGAAGTGGCACTAATGAATGAAAAAGTAAAGAATCCTATTGTATTTAGTTTTCCTGAAGAAAAAAGTAAAGAACTTTCGTCAGTAATGACACTTCAATAA
- the mce gene encoding methylmalonyl-CoA epimerase, which produces MRKIEHIGIAVKELAISNPIFAKILNTAPYKSESVASEGVNTSFFQVGENKIELLEATNPDSPIAKFIEKKGEGIHHIAFDVADILSEMQRLESEGFVLLNKEPKNGADNKLVCFLHPKHTNGVLIELCQEKPN; this is translated from the coding sequence GTGAGAAAGATCGAACATATCGGTATCGCAGTCAAAGAGCTGGCCATATCGAATCCTATTTTTGCAAAAATCCTTAACACAGCACCTTACAAAAGTGAATCAGTGGCATCAGAAGGTGTAAATACCTCATTTTTTCAGGTTGGTGAAAATAAAATTGAATTGCTTGAAGCCACCAATCCAGATAGCCCGATTGCAAAATTCATAGAGAAAAAAGGGGAAGGCATACATCATATAGCTTTTGATGTGGCAGATATTCTTTCAGAAATGCAAAGACTTGAAAGTGAAGGATTTGTATTACTCAACAAAGAACCTAAAAACGGGGCCGACAATAAGCTGGTGTGCTTTTTACATCCAAAACATACCAATGGGGTTTTGATAGAACTTTGCCAGGAAAAACCCAATTGA
- the hisF gene encoding imidazole glycerol phosphate synthase subunit HisF, producing the protein MLTKRIIPCLDIKEGRTVKGTNFVDLRDAGDPVELAAIYAEQGADELVFLDITATVEERKTLLELVKKVAHAINIPFCVGGGIGSVSDVSKLLNAGADKVSVNSSAVRNPQLVYDLAKEFGSQCIVVAIDTRNIDGIDIVHTHGGRKPTDLITQTWARKVEELGAGEILLTSMDADGTKNGFALKITKEVSESLHIPVIASGGAGTMEHFYEVFTEGYADAGLAASIFHFGEIPIPKLKGYLRDKGLPIRL; encoded by the coding sequence ATGCTGACCAAAAGAATCATACCCTGTTTGGATATAAAAGAAGGAAGAACCGTAAAGGGTACCAATTTTGTTGACCTTCGTGATGCGGGTGATCCGGTTGAATTGGCTGCGATTTATGCCGAGCAAGGTGCTGATGAATTGGTTTTTTTGGATATAACAGCCACTGTTGAAGAGAGGAAAACACTTTTGGAATTGGTTAAAAAAGTAGCACATGCTATAAATATCCCATTTTGTGTTGGGGGAGGGATCGGTAGCGTGAGTGACGTTTCTAAATTGTTGAATGCCGGTGCCGACAAAGTGTCGGTTAATTCCTCGGCAGTAAGAAATCCACAATTGGTTTATGACTTGGCCAAAGAGTTTGGTAGTCAGTGTATTGTGGTTGCCATAGACACCCGAAATATAGACGGAATTGATATAGTACATACACATGGAGGAAGAAAACCGACTGATTTAATAACCCAAACATGGGCAAGAAAAGTGGAAGAGTTGGGTGCTGGAGAAATTTTGCTAACCTCAATGGATGCTGACGGAACAAAAAATGGTTTTGCATTAAAGATTACTAAAGAGGTATCGGAGTCATTGCATATACCTGTGATTGCATCTGGTGGTGCAGGTACTATGGAACATTTTTATGAAGTATTTACAGAAGGATATGCCGATGCCGGTCTTGCCGCAAGTATTTTCCACTTTGGAGAAATTCCGATTCCAAAATTAAAAGGATATTTAAGAGACAAAGGTCTTCCTATCAGGCTTTAA
- a CDS encoding glycoside hydrolase family 99-like domain-containing protein, with amino-acid sequence MSPKKKLRALAVVLPQFHPIRENDEWWGKGFTEWTNVVKARPRFAGHYQPHLPADLGFYDMRLLQTLIDQADMAKAHHISGFCFYHYWFNGHRLLETPVNKILESGQPDFPFMLCWANENWSRRWDGMDKEVLMKQEYSAGDHAAHAEYLCKNVFTDKRYIRISGKPFFIFYKPEIIPDLKETIKIWRETAKKCGFEDIYLAGIKTKSEQWNDENQPGFDIWLDWQPDWENLQIIPSLVDRIKNKFSIGKTYRKIDYAEVVERMISRKKPDLKHFNCVVPGWDNSARKKLDAFLMHDHTPELYAKWLEHVFKVSEVYSEEENFVFINAWNEWAEGNHLEPDQKWGKAFLEKTKKVLANYL; translated from the coding sequence TTGAGCCCTAAGAAAAAACTCAGAGCCCTGGCAGTGGTTTTACCGCAATTTCACCCTATTCGTGAGAATGATGAGTGGTGGGGAAAAGGTTTTACGGAATGGACTAATGTGGTAAAAGCCCGCCCAAGATTTGCCGGGCATTACCAACCACATTTGCCCGCAGACCTGGGTTTTTACGACATGCGTCTCCTTCAAACGCTTATTGATCAGGCAGATATGGCCAAGGCTCACCATATTTCCGGGTTTTGTTTCTATCATTATTGGTTTAATGGACACCGACTTTTAGAAACGCCGGTAAATAAAATTCTGGAGAGCGGCCAGCCAGATTTCCCATTTATGCTTTGCTGGGCCAACGAAAACTGGTCTCGCCGCTGGGATGGCATGGACAAAGAAGTACTCATGAAGCAGGAATACAGTGCCGGAGACCACGCAGCACATGCTGAGTATCTTTGTAAAAATGTATTTACTGACAAGCGATATATCCGGATTTCGGGAAAACCGTTTTTTATTTTTTACAAACCTGAAATCATTCCTGACCTAAAAGAAACGATAAAAATATGGAGAGAAACTGCAAAAAAATGTGGTTTTGAAGATATATATCTTGCCGGAATCAAGACGAAATCGGAGCAATGGAATGATGAAAACCAGCCAGGATTTGATATTTGGCTGGACTGGCAACCCGACTGGGAAAACCTTCAAATCATACCTTCTTTAGTTGACCGAATTAAGAATAAATTCTCAATTGGAAAAACCTACCGTAAAATAGATTATGCCGAAGTGGTAGAAAGGATGATTTCCAGAAAAAAACCAGATTTAAAACATTTTAATTGTGTGGTGCCGGGGTGGGACAATTCTGCCCGAAAAAAATTAGATGCTTTTCTGATGCATGACCACACACCTGAACTTTATGCCAAATGGCTTGAGCACGTGTTTAAGGTTTCGGAGGTTTATTCTGAAGAAGAGAATTTTGTATTTATAAATGCCTGGAATGAATGGGCCGAAGGAAATCACCTGGAACCCGACCAAAAATGGGGAAAAGCTTTTCTCGAAAAAACCAAAAAAGTTCTGGCTAATTATTTGTAA
- a CDS encoding carboxypeptidase-like regulatory domain-containing protein, translating into MSPFLQKPKLLYPIIDKFVLNQANIVLIIFLLFNFPTNAQHTIEGIVLSKNDSKPIPFANVQDKTRLIGIQADSLGRFKLISKQKNLQLTASSVGFESETISTSGDNFLVFRLKPSNNLQELTIRPGENPAEIILKKVWQNAEKNKPENIERFKADIYSKYKLDIENAYIEIKDTLRGPRNGNVILLENLGHLFQKKHIRKEIVEKSVSSYPKYFPLDLAVNPEVNPFSFYNKDFQLNLNNLMAAGGLNELNNIRYYFNPIFPGYFPLYDLEITDTVNLGNDSLFVIDFFSKKAGNQNTLKGKINISRQDWAIVDIMATNTDTSQIVGFSLRQHYQKINDHWIPQIRNFDLKYRFISPKLKGTFHLNNEILIYNLKMDFDGSEVQFDGTTRQVLPGADTLSREQFEKYRPNGLTSDEIRTYQNAKKTGEKPIIKDLIEPGMKIIMPLLQGVIPAGKIDILTNQSMLNQHDFLRPAIGIQNKMTNNPRFKIFASGGYGFKDKSFKYNLNAAFHITRDRYNKFEVYHSKDIQRPGQNPILLPNIMYPVPASLNLGTGKYWLDEYKKSGVGLFFKPFNYTQIRLFQEFERRIPLNYVIADGNTKQFEHHISGISLRFAFKEKINRIGFMETQIIQNFPVLRFNYSFYRPNNSGNENFYKTNLIIIQQFKTKRIGKSYVNLSAGYSTGKIPFPFLFNNLATPLNLFSGSNSDGFLGLPLTETSYNQYITTGWLHDFENILLKTRSKWFRPQFALGQKVAWTKLNQTDILIDNQKITGIKKAILESQLQVKNILVFNIFGIKLGIGANISATYFGEKNTKIIYKVLPNFNFVPF; encoded by the coding sequence TTGAGTCCATTTCTACAAAAACCAAAACTGCTCTATCCGATCATTGATAAGTTTGTCTTAAACCAGGCAAATATTGTTTTGATAATATTCTTGCTATTTAATTTTCCTACAAACGCTCAGCATACTATTGAAGGTATAGTTTTATCAAAAAACGATAGCAAACCCATTCCTTTTGCCAATGTACAGGATAAAACCCGGCTCATAGGGATTCAAGCAGACTCTTTGGGAAGATTTAAATTGATTTCCAAACAAAAAAACCTTCAACTTACGGCTTCAAGCGTAGGTTTTGAATCAGAAACCATCTCAACATCAGGCGATAACTTTTTGGTATTCAGACTTAAACCCTCCAATAACTTACAAGAACTTACTATCAGACCCGGTGAGAATCCTGCAGAAATTATACTGAAAAAAGTATGGCAAAACGCCGAGAAAAACAAGCCTGAAAATATTGAAAGATTTAAAGCTGACATCTATTCAAAATATAAACTGGATATCGAAAACGCTTACATTGAAATTAAAGATACACTTAGGGGTCCACGCAATGGGAATGTAATCCTTTTGGAAAACCTTGGTCACCTTTTTCAGAAAAAACATATCAGAAAGGAAATTGTAGAAAAGTCAGTCTCTTCTTATCCTAAATATTTTCCGCTTGATTTGGCTGTAAATCCAGAGGTTAACCCCTTTAGTTTCTATAATAAAGACTTCCAGCTTAACCTCAACAACCTGATGGCAGCAGGTGGTCTCAATGAGCTCAACAATATCAGATACTATTTTAACCCTATCTTTCCGGGTTATTTTCCCCTTTATGACCTTGAAATCACAGATACGGTCAATTTAGGAAATGACAGCCTATTTGTGATTGATTTTTTTTCAAAAAAAGCAGGAAACCAAAACACCCTAAAAGGTAAAATAAATATTAGCCGGCAAGATTGGGCCATCGTTGACATTATGGCTACCAACACTGATACCAGTCAGATTGTAGGATTTAGTCTCAGGCAGCATTACCAAAAAATAAACGACCACTGGATTCCGCAAATTCGAAATTTTGACCTCAAATATCGGTTTATTTCACCTAAACTAAAGGGTACATTCCACCTTAATAATGAAATCCTTATTTATAATTTAAAAATGGATTTCGATGGGTCTGAAGTACAATTTGACGGAACTACCCGACAGGTACTTCCAGGTGCTGATACTTTAAGCAGAGAACAATTCGAAAAATATCGCCCTAACGGCCTGACGTCTGATGAAATTAGAACATACCAAAACGCAAAAAAAACAGGCGAAAAACCTATAATAAAGGATCTGATAGAACCCGGAATGAAAATTATTATGCCTTTGTTGCAGGGAGTGATTCCAGCAGGTAAAATAGATATCCTTACTAATCAATCCATGTTAAATCAGCATGATTTTTTGAGACCGGCAATCGGAATTCAAAACAAAATGACAAATAATCCACGATTCAAAATCTTTGCCTCAGGTGGCTATGGCTTTAAAGACAAGTCTTTTAAATATAATCTTAATGCGGCTTTTCATATTACCAGGGACCGGTATAACAAATTTGAGGTTTACCACTCAAAAGACATCCAAAGACCCGGACAAAATCCAATATTATTGCCAAATATAATGTATCCAGTACCAGCAAGTTTAAATCTGGGTACCGGAAAATATTGGCTCGATGAATATAAAAAATCAGGAGTAGGGTTGTTTTTTAAACCCTTTAATTATACACAAATCAGGCTTTTTCAGGAATTTGAAAGAAGGATTCCATTAAACTATGTAATAGCTGATGGCAACACAAAACAGTTTGAACATCATATTTCCGGTATCAGTTTGCGTTTTGCATTTAAGGAAAAAATAAACAGGATTGGCTTTATGGAAACGCAAATCATTCAGAATTTTCCGGTTTTAAGATTCAACTATAGTTTTTACAGGCCAAATAATTCCGGCAATGAAAATTTTTATAAAACCAATTTAATAATAATACAACAATTCAAAACTAAAAGAATTGGAAAGAGCTATGTAAATCTGTCGGCAGGGTACTCAACCGGTAAAATACCTTTCCCTTTTCTGTTTAACAATCTGGCCACGCCACTCAATCTTTTTTCGGGGAGCAATTCTGATGGATTTTTAGGTTTACCCTTAACTGAAACCAGCTACAATCAATATATTACAACGGGATGGCTTCATGATTTTGAAAATATTTTATTAAAAACCCGTTCCAAATGGTTTCGACCTCAATTTGCTCTAGGTCAGAAAGTTGCCTGGACAAAACTCAATCAAACAGACATTTTAATTGATAATCAAAAAATTACGGGAATCAAAAAGGCAATTCTTGAAAGTCAGTTGCAAGTAAAGAATATCTTGGTTTTTAATATTTTTGGAATAAAACTTGGAATAGGAGCCAATATTTCAGCTACGTATTTCGGAGAAAAAAATACAAAAATCATTTACAAAGTATTACCAAACTTCAATTTTGTACCTTTTTAA
- a CDS encoding saccharopine dehydrogenase NADP-binding domain-containing protein translates to MGTFSEGSAVLVIGMGKVGSLVGILLSKRFKVTGLDKNPPHYDLQLPFEVIQGDSSDREFLEKTFENYEAVVSCMPFYLNKTIASVAHKKGLHYFDLTEDVSTTNTIRELAKTSKGLMAPQCGLAPGFIGIVGADLCGRFDKLRDIELRVGALPQFPNGLLGYSFTWSPAGVINEYINDCEVIHNGIKKMVPALDGLEKIYIGGQEFEAFSTSGGLGTMCETYEGKVDTLNYKTMRYPGHAKLMKFLLYELIMKEEREDLERILTNAKPPVQDDVVYVYAVVEGWKNNKIGREEYYRAFNPIEIDGVHWRAISWTTAAGIAGVVEMVADGKLPQKGFLKQEDIRFEDFLQTSNGRLYAEYE, encoded by the coding sequence ATGGGAACTTTCTCTGAAGGCTCTGCCGTGCTGGTTATCGGTATGGGTAAAGTAGGTTCTTTGGTCGGAATTTTACTTTCTAAAAGATTTAAAGTAACCGGTCTCGACAAAAATCCACCCCATTATGATCTGCAATTACCTTTTGAAGTGATTCAAGGTGACAGCTCAGACAGGGAATTTCTTGAAAAAACTTTTGAAAACTACGAAGCAGTGGTAAGTTGCATGCCATTTTATCTCAACAAAACCATCGCTTCGGTGGCTCATAAAAAAGGCTTACACTATTTTGACCTTACAGAGGACGTTTCAACCACCAATACTATCAGAGAACTTGCCAAGACTTCTAAGGGCCTGATGGCACCCCAATGTGGTCTCGCACCTGGATTTATAGGTATAGTTGGAGCAGACCTTTGTGGAAGATTTGATAAACTCCGGGATATTGAGCTTCGTGTTGGGGCTTTACCGCAATTTCCCAATGGTTTGCTGGGTTATTCGTTTACCTGGTCACCAGCTGGAGTTATAAACGAATACATTAATGATTGTGAAGTGATTCACAATGGAATAAAAAAAATGGTACCGGCATTGGATGGTCTCGAGAAAATCTACATCGGAGGGCAGGAATTTGAAGCTTTCAGCACATCCGGAGGCTTGGGAACTATGTGTGAAACTTACGAAGGTAAAGTAGATACACTTAACTATAAAACCATGCGGTACCCTGGACATGCCAAGCTTATGAAATTTCTTCTTTATGAATTAATAATGAAAGAAGAAAGAGAAGACCTGGAACGAATTCTGACCAATGCTAAGCCGCCTGTTCAGGACGACGTAGTTTATGTTTACGCTGTAGTAGAAGGATGGAAAAACAACAAAATTGGCCGGGAGGAATACTATAGAGCATTTAATCCAATAGAAATTGATGGTGTTCATTGGAGGGCAATCTCCTGGACTACCGCTGCGGGAATTGCCGGTGTAGTGGAAATGGTTGCTGATGGGAAGCTACCACAAAAAGGCTTTCTGAAGCAAGAAGATATCCGATTTGAAGACTTTTTACAGACATCCAACGGAAGGCTCTATGCCGAATACGAATAA
- a CDS encoding glycosyltransferase family 2 protein: protein MANGISVLIACYNSEKVIQGTLEHLQAQIDTELLNWEVILVDNNSTDSTDEIVNQTWSKNPIVPLTLLREEKVGLAYARKTSILAAKYDILCIIDDDNRVEKDWISKTYNYFKNEEIGLVGCAGTGDFEKTPPHWFEENQLAFAIGKLYEGAFVDVTKYALVPGAGMSIRKRFMKTCTRPIGYPIVLVESATNKQPEMTQKYA, encoded by the coding sequence ATGGCCAACGGAATATCAGTATTAATAGCTTGTTATAATAGTGAAAAGGTTATTCAGGGTACTTTGGAGCATCTCCAGGCCCAAATTGATACTGAATTATTAAATTGGGAAGTAATATTAGTTGATAATAATTCTACCGACAGTACTGATGAAATTGTAAATCAAACCTGGTCCAAAAATCCAATTGTACCATTAACATTACTAAGAGAAGAAAAGGTTGGATTGGCATATGCCCGAAAAACAAGTATCCTGGCGGCCAAATATGATATTCTGTGTATTATTGATGACGACAACAGAGTAGAAAAAGATTGGATTTCAAAGACTTACAATTATTTCAAAAACGAAGAAATTGGGCTGGTAGGTTGTGCAGGTACCGGCGATTTTGAGAAAACTCCGCCTCATTGGTTTGAAGAAAATCAGCTGGCATTTGCTATCGGTAAACTCTACGAGGGTGCCTTTGTTGATGTTACAAAATATGCTCTGGTTCCAGGGGCAGGCATGAGCATCCGAAAAAGGTTTATGAAGACCTGTACGAGGCCAATTGGATACCCTATTGTGTTGGTAGAATCGGCAACAAACAAACAGCCGGAGATGACTCAGAAATATGCCTGA